The nucleotide window AGCTGCAGCGAGTCGAGGGGGCGATGCAAGCGGCTGGCGGCGAGCCGCTGCAGGAGCTTTCGTTGGCGGAGATGCTGCCGCCCACGGCGATTCAAATTCCGCTGGCCGCGCGCACGCGTAACTCGGTGATCGATTCGATGGTCGACGTGGCGGCCCGCACGGGCTGGCTATGGGACCCCGACCAGATGGCCGCCGCCGTCCGCAGCCGCGAAGAAATGCACCCCACGGCGCTCGATAACGGCGTAGCATTGCTTCACCCGCGACGCCCCTTGGCGGCGATTCTGGAACAGGCGTTCTTGGCCTTTGCCAGGACCGAAGCGGGCATCCCCTTTGGCAGCAGTCGCGGCACGCTCACCGACATGTTCTTCTTGATCTGCTCGACCGACGACCGCGGCCATCTGCAAACGCTGGCCCGCTTGAGCCGGCTGCTGAGTTTGCCCGAATTTGTGGGCGAGTTGCGCGCCGCGGCCGACGCCGCGCGCGTGCGCGAGCTTTTCGAGCGGGCGGAGAAGGAACTGCGATAGAGTTGGGAATTGCAAATTGCAAATTGGCAATTCTGCTGAACCCTGAACCCTGAACCCTGAATCCTGAATCCTCCCTTGCACTTCCTTCTGACAGGCGACTTCGACCGCGAAGAAATTGCCCCCGCTGCCATCGAAATGCGGCACGCCGGCGAGTTGGTGCAAATCGCTTCGTTGGAGTCGGCGGCCGGATGGCTGGCCCGCGCCGAAACACCGGTCGATCTGACGATCGTCGCCCAAGCGCGGGCCGGGCAGTTTTCCC belongs to Pirellulales bacterium and includes:
- a CDS encoding PTS sugar transporter subunit IIA, which codes for MDDFDLNSLAAYLHLDAAQVARLVERGRIPGRRVSGQWRFSPSEIHHWLEQRIGLSDEHELQRVEGAMQAAGGEPLQELSLAEMLPPTAIQIPLAARTRNSVIDSMVDVAARTGWLWDPDQMAAAVRSREEMHPTALDNGVALLHPRRPLAAILEQAFLAFARTEAGIPFGSSRGTLTDMFFLICSTDDRGHLQTLARLSRLLSLPEFVGELRAAADAARVRELFERAEKELR